Proteins encoded in a region of the Paramagnetospirillum magneticum AMB-1 genome:
- a CDS encoding aldehyde dehydrogenase family protein: MGDCLDFYVDGAWVKPAKGSRLLDVINPATEQVSGRVALGGADDAVRAIQAAAKAFPAWAATPLAERLEILAKVTAGYERRLDEIAEAISLEMGAPLERLAKPAQARAGLGHFKTALSLAKTYAFERRQGTTLVVKEPVGVVSLITPWNWPMNQIACKVAPALAAGCAMVLKPSEFAPYSARILAEIIHEAGVPAGVFNMVFGDGAEIGPVLSSHPLVDMVSLTGSNLAGSSVMREGAATIKKVSLELGGKSANIICDSADFKKAIGHAVKAMMGNTGQSCNAPSRLFVPAHRLDEAEGLAAELCAQIKVGDPSDPETVMGPIANGRQFDKVRRMIRTGMEEGAKLVCGGPERPEGLDKGYFVRPTVFSRVTDAMTIMREEIFGPVLSMRGYADLDDAVAGANDCVYGLSGYVYAGDLDEARAVARRLRTGMVHLNGALSHPGGPFGGIRQSGVGREWGEAGFEEFLESKTLFGSEPKE, translated from the coding sequence ATGGGTGATTGCCTGGATTTCTACGTGGATGGCGCCTGGGTGAAGCCCGCCAAGGGTTCGCGTCTGCTCGACGTGATCAATCCCGCCACGGAACAGGTTTCCGGCCGGGTGGCGCTGGGCGGTGCCGATGATGCGGTCCGTGCCATCCAGGCCGCCGCCAAGGCCTTTCCCGCCTGGGCGGCGACGCCCTTGGCCGAGCGTCTGGAGATCCTCGCCAAGGTGACGGCGGGCTATGAGCGCCGTCTCGACGAGATCGCCGAGGCCATCAGCCTGGAGATGGGCGCACCGCTCGAACGCCTGGCCAAGCCCGCCCAGGCCCGCGCCGGGCTGGGACATTTCAAGACGGCGCTGAGCTTGGCCAAGACCTATGCCTTCGAACGTCGCCAGGGCACCACCCTGGTGGTCAAGGAGCCGGTGGGGGTGGTCAGCCTGATCACGCCGTGGAACTGGCCCATGAACCAGATCGCCTGCAAGGTGGCGCCCGCTTTGGCGGCGGGGTGCGCCATGGTCTTGAAGCCCAGCGAGTTCGCGCCCTATTCGGCGCGTATCCTGGCCGAGATCATCCACGAGGCCGGGGTGCCGGCCGGCGTCTTCAACATGGTGTTCGGCGACGGTGCCGAGATCGGACCGGTGCTGTCGTCCCATCCCCTGGTGGACATGGTGTCGCTGACCGGCTCCAACCTCGCCGGCTCGTCGGTGATGCGCGAAGGCGCCGCGACCATCAAGAAGGTCTCGCTGGAGCTGGGTGGCAAGTCCGCCAACATCATTTGCGACAGCGCCGACTTCAAGAAGGCCATCGGCCACGCGGTCAAGGCCATGATGGGCAATACCGGGCAAAGCTGCAACGCGCCGTCGCGGCTGTTCGTTCCCGCCCATCGCCTGGACGAGGCGGAAGGCCTGGCTGCCGAATTGTGCGCCCAGATCAAGGTCGGCGATCCCTCCGATCCCGAGACGGTGATGGGACCCATCGCCAACGGGCGTCAGTTCGACAAGGTGCGGCGCATGATCCGCACCGGCATGGAGGAGGGCGCCAAGCTGGTCTGCGGCGGCCCCGAGCGGCCCGAGGGGCTGGACAAGGGCTACTTCGTGCGTCCCACCGTGTTCAGCCGGGTCACCGATGCCATGACCATCATGCGCGAGGAGATCTTCGGCCCGGTGCTGTCCATGCGCGGCTATGCCGACCTGGACGACGCGGTGGCCGGCGCCAACGACTGCGTCTATGGCCTGTCGGGCTATGTCTATGCCGGCGACCTGGACGAGGCCCGCGCCGTGGCGCGCCGCCTGCGCACCGGCATGGTGCATCTGAACGGTGCGCTGTCCCATCCCGGCGGCCCGTTCGGCGGTATCCGCCAGTCCGGCGTCGGCCGGGAATGGGGCGAGGCGGGGTTCGAGGAGTTCCTGGAATCCAAGACCCTGTTCGGCTCCGAGCCGAAGGAGTAG
- a CDS encoding acyl-CoA dehydrogenase family protein, which yields MSDATFLDWPFLDESHRAFARSLEDWAGTILPGVCPEDEAHGPAMDQTARRLVTALGQAGFLKAAIPAAYGGRAKDFDVRALCLGREILARHAGLADFAFAMQGLGSAAITLFGNAEQQARYLPKVGTGEMIAAFAISEADAGSDVGAMTTKAVLDGDHYVIDGAKTWISNAGLADFYTVFARIGDGEGAKGLAAFVVDARTPGLSVSERIDVMAPHPLGSLRFDNMRVPAANLLGKPGDGFKVAMSVLDVFRTTVGAAALGFARRAMDEAVSRSVKRKAFGSRLADFQLIQAKIADMAVAVDTSALLIYRSAWVKDTKGGRVTREASMAKLWATEQAQMVIDQAVQIWGGLGVISGMAVEQLYREIRALRIYEGTSEIQKLVIASKVYEGLTL from the coding sequence ATGAGTGACGCCACGTTTCTCGACTGGCCCTTTCTCGACGAGTCCCACCGCGCCTTTGCCCGGTCGCTCGAGGACTGGGCCGGCACCATCCTCCCAGGGGTGTGCCCCGAGGACGAGGCGCACGGCCCCGCCATGGACCAGACCGCCCGACGCCTGGTAACGGCCTTGGGACAGGCGGGGTTCCTTAAAGCGGCCATTCCGGCCGCCTATGGCGGGCGGGCAAAAGATTTCGACGTGCGGGCGCTGTGCCTGGGACGGGAAATCCTCGCCCGCCACGCCGGTCTTGCCGATTTCGCCTTCGCCATGCAGGGTCTGGGCAGCGCCGCCATCACTCTGTTCGGCAATGCCGAGCAGCAGGCCCGCTACCTGCCCAAGGTGGGCACCGGCGAGATGATCGCCGCCTTCGCCATTTCCGAGGCCGATGCCGGGTCGGATGTGGGCGCCATGACCACCAAGGCGGTCCTGGACGGCGACCACTATGTCATCGACGGCGCCAAGACCTGGATTTCCAATGCCGGGCTGGCGGACTTCTACACCGTCTTCGCTCGAATCGGCGACGGGGAGGGGGCCAAGGGACTCGCTGCATTCGTGGTTGACGCCCGGACGCCCGGACTTTCGGTGTCGGAGCGAATCGATGTCATGGCGCCCCATCCCCTGGGATCGTTGCGCTTTGACAACATGCGGGTGCCGGCCGCCAACCTGTTGGGCAAGCCCGGCGATGGCTTCAAGGTGGCCATGAGCGTGCTGGACGTCTTCCGCACCACGGTGGGTGCCGCCGCCTTGGGCTTTGCGCGGCGCGCCATGGACGAGGCGGTGTCGCGCTCGGTCAAGCGCAAGGCCTTCGGCTCGCGCCTCGCCGACTTCCAGCTGATCCAGGCCAAGATCGCCGACATGGCGGTGGCCGTCGACACCTCGGCCCTGCTGATCTACCGCTCGGCCTGGGTCAAGGACACCAAGGGCGGCCGGGTGACCCGCGAAGCCTCCATGGCCAAGCTGTGGGCCACCGAGCAGGCCCAGATGGTCATCGATCAGGCGGTGCAGATCTGGGGCGGCCTGGGGGTGATCAGCGGCATGGCGGTGGAGCAGCTCTATCGCGAGATCCGGGCGCTGCGCATCTACGAGGGCACCAGCGAGATCCAGAAGCTGGTGATCGCCTCCAAGGTCTATGAAGGGCTGACCCTATGA
- a CDS encoding 3-oxoadipyl-CoA thiolase yields MLDAYIYDGLRSPIGRHGGGLAPVRSDDLAAEVIRALVARSSFKPEDVEDVILGCTNQAGEDSRNVARHAALLAGLPVEVAGQTVNRLCASGLAAVLDAARSVTCGEGDLYLAGGVESMTRAPFVLAKGDSAWSRDARIFDTTIGARFANPKVVKSFGGHSMPETADNIAHDLGLSREASDAFAAASQAKYAKAKAEGFYEGEIHPITIAGRKGDTIVAEDEHPRPQTDLAALTKLKPLFEGGVVTAGNASGINDGAAALFIGSRAAGEKAGIAPIARIVAGAAAGVPPRVMGLGPVPAITKALARAKLSLKDLDLIEINEAFAVQVLGCVTQLGVAADDSRLNPNGGAIAIGHPLGCSGARLALTAARQLQRTGGRHAVVSLCIGVGHGLAAVIERV; encoded by the coding sequence ATGCTTGACGCCTATATCTACGACGGCCTGCGTTCCCCCATCGGCCGCCATGGCGGCGGCCTCGCCCCGGTGCGTTCCGACGATCTGGCCGCCGAGGTGATCCGCGCCCTGGTGGCCCGCTCATCGTTCAAGCCCGAAGATGTCGAGGACGTGATTCTCGGCTGCACCAACCAGGCGGGCGAGGACAGCCGCAACGTGGCCCGTCATGCCGCCTTGCTGGCCGGTCTGCCGGTGGAGGTGGCGGGCCAGACCGTCAACCGCCTGTGCGCCTCGGGACTGGCCGCCGTGCTGGACGCGGCGCGTTCGGTGACCTGCGGCGAGGGTGACCTGTATCTGGCCGGCGGTGTCGAGAGCATGACCCGCGCCCCCTTCGTGCTGGCCAAGGGCGACAGCGCCTGGTCCCGCGATGCCAGGATCTTCGACACCACCATCGGGGCGCGTTTCGCCAATCCCAAGGTGGTGAAGTCCTTCGGCGGCCATTCCATGCCGGAGACCGCCGACAACATCGCCCATGACCTGGGCCTGTCGCGCGAAGCCTCGGATGCCTTCGCCGCCGCCTCCCAGGCCAAGTACGCCAAGGCCAAGGCCGAAGGCTTCTACGAGGGCGAGATCCACCCCATCACCATCGCCGGCCGCAAGGGCGACACCATCGTGGCCGAGGACGAGCATCCGCGTCCCCAGACCGATCTTGCCGCGCTGACCAAGCTGAAGCCTTTGTTCGAGGGCGGCGTGGTCACCGCCGGCAATGCGTCGGGCATCAATGACGGCGCTGCGGCGCTGTTCATCGGCTCCCGCGCCGCCGGCGAGAAGGCGGGGATCGCCCCCATCGCCCGCATCGTCGCCGGCGCGGCGGCCGGCGTGCCGCCGCGTGTCATGGGCCTGGGGCCGGTTCCCGCCATCACCAAGGCCCTGGCGCGGGCCAAGCTTTCCCTCAAGGACCTCGACCTCATCGAGATCAACGAGGCCTTCGCCGTGCAGGTGCTGGGTTGCGTCACCCAACTGGGCGTGGCCGCCGATGATTCCCGCCTCAATCCCAATGGCGGCGCCATCGCCATCGGCCATCCGCTGGGCTGCTCCGGTGCCCGTCTGGCGCTGACGGCGGCGCGGCAGTTGCAGCGGACCGGCGGGCGCCATGCCGTGGTCTCCTTGTGCATCGGCGTCGGCCACGGCCTCGCCGCCGTGATCGAAAGGGTCTGA
- a CDS encoding enoyl-CoA hydratase — protein MTEVLLEKPFDSVVLLRINRPDAKNALNGEVRRLLAEHMTTLGADPSVRAIVMTGNQEAFAAGADIKDMAEVGAIELMQRNNHLLWRAIANCPKPVIAAVNGYAWGGGCELVMHADIIVAGENASFSQPEVKVGIMPGAGGTQRLTRAVGKFKAMLMVMTGQAISGVEAGQMGLASVVVPDAEVVDKALEIAKTISRMPPVAIAQIKEVLLAGQDASLDTALMLERKAFQLLFASADQKEGMKAFIEKRKPTYQGK, from the coding sequence ATGACGGAAGTGCTCCTGGAAAAACCCTTTGATTCCGTGGTGTTGCTGCGTATCAACCGGCCGGACGCCAAGAATGCCCTCAATGGCGAGGTGCGCCGCCTGCTGGCCGAACACATGACCACCCTGGGGGCCGATCCCTCGGTTCGCGCCATCGTGATGACCGGCAACCAGGAGGCTTTCGCCGCCGGAGCCGACATCAAGGACATGGCCGAGGTGGGCGCCATCGAACTGATGCAGCGCAACAATCACCTGCTGTGGCGGGCCATCGCCAATTGCCCCAAGCCGGTGATTGCCGCGGTGAACGGCTATGCCTGGGGCGGCGGCTGCGAGCTTGTCATGCATGCCGACATCATCGTGGCGGGCGAGAACGCCAGCTTCTCCCAACCCGAGGTCAAGGTGGGAATCATGCCCGGCGCCGGCGGCACCCAGCGCCTGACCCGCGCCGTGGGCAAGTTCAAGGCCATGCTGATGGTGATGACCGGTCAGGCCATCAGCGGCGTCGAGGCCGGGCAGATGGGGCTCGCCTCTGTGGTGGTCCCCGACGCCGAGGTGGTGGACAAGGCGCTGGAGATCGCCAAGACCATCTCGCGCATGCCGCCGGTGGCCATCGCCCAGATCAAGGAAGTGTTGCTGGCCGGTCAGGATGCCTCGTTGGACACCGCCCTGATGCTGGAGCGCAAGGCCTTCCAACTGCTGTTCGCCAGCGCCGATCAGAAGGAAGGCATGAAGGCCTTCATCGAGAAGCGCAAGCCCACCTATCAGGGGAAATGA
- a CDS encoding SDR family NAD(P)-dependent oxidoreductase, with translation MKFEDKVALITGGASGIGYCTVKSMAELGADVLIADINVEAGEKAAAELTAKGFKAEFVRLDVTDKANIARVKEHVVATRGRLDILCNVAGWGHIQPFVDNDDAFIAKVMSLNLTGPIELIRAFFPLMIEKKTGKIVNVASDAGRVGSLGESVYSAAKGGLIAFSKALAREGARFNINVNAICPGPTDTPLLKSEPEKFLEAFLKVIPMRRFGQPQEVADSIVFMASNRADYITGQVLSVNGGITMVG, from the coding sequence ATGAAGTTCGAGGATAAAGTCGCCCTGATTACCGGCGGTGCCTCCGGCATCGGTTACTGCACCGTCAAGTCCATGGCCGAGCTTGGTGCCGATGTGCTGATCGCCGACATCAACGTCGAAGCCGGCGAAAAGGCGGCGGCCGAGTTGACGGCCAAGGGCTTCAAGGCTGAATTCGTGCGCCTCGACGTCACCGACAAGGCCAATATCGCGCGTGTGAAGGAGCACGTGGTCGCCACCCGCGGCCGCCTCGACATCCTGTGCAACGTGGCGGGCTGGGGCCATATCCAGCCTTTCGTCGATAATGACGACGCCTTCATCGCCAAGGTGATGAGCCTCAACCTCACCGGCCCCATCGAGCTGATCCGCGCCTTCTTCCCCCTGATGATCGAGAAGAAGACCGGCAAGATCGTCAACGTCGCCTCCGATGCCGGCCGCGTCGGGTCCCTGGGCGAAAGCGTCTATTCGGCGGCCAAGGGCGGCCTGATCGCCTTCTCCAAGGCCCTGGCCCGCGAAGGCGCCCGCTTCAACATCAACGTCAATGCCATCTGCCCCGGCCCGACCGACACGCCGCTGCTGAAGTCCGAGCCGGAGAAGTTCCTGGAAGCCTTCCTCAAGGTTATCCCCATGCGCCGCTTCGGCCAGCCGCAGGAAGTGGCCGATTCCATCGTCTTCATGGCGTCGAACCGGGCCGACTACATCACCGGCCAGGTTCTGTCGGTCAACGGCGGCATCACCATGGTGGGCTAA
- a CDS encoding alpha/beta hydrolase has product MLETGFFSLGSPGQLDADIAFVLAKAAELNLPKLASLGPVEGRAEFARRLSRTNPPAPEGVEAEDISIGDIPARRYQPQGGAKVTALLLYFHGGGFVVGDLETHDPHCRALAAESGSVVVALDYRMGPEHPYPAAIQDGIAALRWAAADYPGWALGVAGDSAGGTLSAVVALHARDLGIALAAQLLIYPAVDQAGDFPSRIRLADGYLLTQADIEWFTEQYFVGRTNPVLEPDASPLRAASHAGLAPALVLTCGFDPLVDEGDAYAEALKGAGVPVRHVRLEGSIHGCLGLAGYVQSGKQALAEVCRAWRSVASS; this is encoded by the coding sequence ATGCTGGAAACCGGCTTTTTCTCCCTGGGGAGCCCCGGGCAGCTGGACGCGGACATCGCCTTCGTGCTGGCCAAGGCCGCCGAGCTGAACCTGCCCAAGCTGGCCAGCCTGGGGCCGGTGGAGGGGCGGGCGGAATTCGCCCGGCGCCTGTCGCGCACCAATCCTCCGGCGCCCGAGGGTGTCGAGGCCGAGGACATCTCCATCGGCGACATTCCTGCCCGGCGCTACCAGCCCCAGGGAGGCGCCAAGGTCACGGCGCTGCTGCTTTACTTCCACGGCGGCGGATTCGTGGTCGGCGACCTGGAGACGCACGACCCCCACTGCCGCGCCCTGGCCGCCGAGAGCGGCTCGGTGGTGGTGGCGTTGGATTACCGCATGGGGCCGGAGCATCCCTATCCCGCCGCCATCCAGGACGGCATTGCCGCCCTGCGCTGGGCGGCGGCGGATTATCCCGGCTGGGCTCTGGGCGTGGCCGGCGACAGCGCCGGCGGCACCCTGTCGGCGGTGGTGGCCCTGCATGCCCGCGATCTGGGGATCGCCCTGGCGGCCCAGTTGCTGATCTATCCGGCGGTGGATCAGGCGGGCGATTTTCCCTCCCGCATCCGGTTGGCCGACGGCTATCTGCTGACCCAGGCCGATATCGAGTGGTTCACCGAGCAGTATTTCGTTGGGCGCACCAATCCGGTGTTGGAGCCCGATGCCTCGCCCTTGCGGGCCGCTTCCCATGCCGGGCTGGCGCCGGCCCTGGTGCTGACCTGCGGCTTCGACCCTCTGGTGGACGAGGGCGACGCCTATGCCGAGGCGCTGAAGGGGGCGGGAGTGCCGGTGCGCCATGTGCGCCTGGAAGGCTCCATCCATGGCTGCCTGGGACTGGCGGGCTACGTCCAGTCGGGCAAGCAGGCCCTGGCGGAAGTCTGCCGGGCGTGGCGTTCGGTGGCTTCTTCCTAG
- a CDS encoding enoyl-CoA hydratase family protein — MRKFKAAEYKAVHFDWKVDGKVATLTLNRPDRKNPLTFDSYGELRDLFENMVYADDVKAVIVTGSGGNFCSGGDVHEIIGPLTKMDMPELLEFTRMTGDAVRAMRNAPQPIIAAIDGICAGAGTMLGCASDIRLGTARSKVAFLFVRVGLAGADMGACTLLPRLIGLSRAAELLYTGRAMGGEEAERVGYYNSLHAPEELLDAANKLAQSLANGPTFGHAMTKKMLWQEWNHGLGECIEAEAQAQAICMQTKDFERAYVAFANKQAPVFEGN, encoded by the coding sequence ATGCGCAAGTTCAAGGCTGCCGAGTACAAGGCCGTTCATTTCGACTGGAAGGTGGACGGCAAGGTGGCGACGCTCACCCTCAACCGCCCTGACAGAAAAAACCCTCTGACGTTTGATTCTTATGGAGAACTTCGCGACCTGTTCGAGAACATGGTCTATGCGGACGACGTCAAGGCGGTGATCGTCACCGGCTCGGGCGGCAATTTCTGCTCGGGCGGCGACGTGCATGAGATCATCGGGCCGCTGACCAAGATGGACATGCCCGAGCTGCTGGAATTCACCCGCATGACCGGCGACGCCGTGCGTGCCATGCGCAACGCGCCCCAGCCGATCATCGCCGCCATCGACGGCATCTGCGCCGGCGCCGGTACCATGTTGGGCTGCGCCTCCGACATCCGTCTGGGCACGGCGCGGTCCAAGGTGGCCTTCCTGTTCGTGCGCGTCGGCCTGGCCGGCGCCGATATGGGCGCCTGCACCCTGCTGCCCCGCCTGATCGGCCTGTCGCGTGCCGCCGAGCTGCTCTACACCGGCCGCGCCATGGGCGGCGAGGAGGCCGAGCGCGTCGGCTACTACAACTCGCTGCATGCGCCGGAAGAACTGCTGGACGCCGCCAACAAGCTGGCCCAGTCCCTGGCCAACGGCCCCACCTTCGGTCACGCCATGACCAAGAAGATGCTGTGGCAGGAATGGAACCACGGCCTGGGCGAGTGCATCGAGGCCGAGGCTCAGGCTCAGGCCATCTGCATGCAGACCAAGGACTTCGAGCGCGCCTATGTCGCCTTCGCCAACAAGCAGGCGCCGGTGTTCGAAGGCAACTGA
- a CDS encoding 3-hydroxyacyl-CoA dehydrogenase, which translates to MSLDANRSDLILGLVGSGTMGRGIAQIAVASGVTVILVDALPGAAAKARDAVSAMLAKLAEKGKLTAEACASATARLKLGESLADLAPCHVVVEAIVEDIKVKQALMKDLEAIVSKDCLIASNTSSLSVTSIAAACQHPQRVGGFHFFNPVPLMKVVEVIDGVMTAPWVVETLTALARRMGHTPVKAKDTPGFVVNHAGRGYGTEALKLVGEGVTDFFTADRILKGAAGFRMGPFELLDLTALDVSHPVMESIYDQYYQEPRFRPSPITRSRLVAGLLGRKTGRGFYAYEGDKAVVPPAPPVPAAWQGPVWVAPGEGSLAVAALVTKLGASLETGEKPGETALILIPVLGEDCTTAVVRLGLDAARSVAIDPLFGLDSHRTVMTNPVTRAEIRDGAHGLLAGDEVAVSVIADSPGLVAQRVVATIVNIGCDIAQQRIATPDDIDKAVTLGLGYPAGPLSWGDRIGAAKVVAILDTVLAITGDPRYRASLWLKRRAALGVSLLTSES; encoded by the coding sequence ATGAGTCTCGACGCCAATCGTTCCGACCTCATCCTCGGTCTCGTGGGCTCCGGCACCATGGGGCGCGGCATCGCCCAGATCGCCGTGGCCTCGGGCGTTACCGTCATCCTGGTTGACGCATTGCCCGGCGCCGCCGCCAAGGCCCGCGACGCCGTTTCCGCCATGCTCGCCAAGCTGGCCGAGAAGGGCAAGCTGACCGCCGAGGCCTGCGCTAGCGCCACGGCGCGGCTCAAGCTGGGCGAAAGCCTTGCCGATCTGGCTCCCTGCCATGTGGTGGTCGAGGCCATCGTCGAAGACATCAAGGTCAAGCAGGCCCTGATGAAGGATCTGGAGGCCATCGTCTCCAAGGACTGCCTGATTGCCAGCAATACCTCGTCGCTGTCGGTGACCTCCATCGCAGCCGCCTGCCAGCACCCACAGCGGGTGGGCGGCTTTCATTTCTTCAATCCCGTTCCACTGATGAAAGTGGTGGAGGTCATCGATGGCGTCATGACGGCGCCCTGGGTCGTCGAGACCCTGACGGCTCTGGCGCGGCGCATGGGGCATACCCCGGTCAAGGCCAAGGACACCCCCGGCTTTGTGGTCAATCACGCCGGACGCGGCTATGGCACCGAGGCCCTGAAGCTGGTGGGCGAGGGGGTGACCGACTTCTTCACCGCCGACCGCATCCTGAAGGGGGCCGCCGGCTTCCGCATGGGGCCGTTCGAACTGCTGGATCTCACCGCCCTGGACGTCTCCCACCCGGTGATGGAAAGCATCTACGACCAGTATTACCAGGAACCACGCTTCCGCCCGTCGCCCATCACCCGCTCGCGCCTCGTCGCCGGCCTGCTGGGGCGCAAGACCGGGCGAGGCTTTTATGCCTATGAGGGCGACAAGGCGGTGGTGCCGCCCGCGCCGCCGGTTCCCGCCGCCTGGCAAGGCCCTGTTTGGGTGGCTCCGGGCGAGGGCTCGCTGGCTGTCGCCGCCCTGGTCACCAAATTGGGCGCCTCGCTGGAGACGGGTGAGAAGCCGGGCGAGACGGCCCTGATCCTCATCCCCGTCCTGGGCGAGGACTGCACCACGGCGGTGGTGCGCCTCGGCCTCGACGCCGCCCGGTCCGTCGCCATCGACCCGCTGTTCGGTCTGGACAGCCACCGTACCGTGATGACCAACCCGGTGACCCGGGCCGAGATCCGCGACGGCGCCCACGGCCTGCTGGCCGGGGACGAGGTTGCCGTCTCGGTGATCGCCGACAGCCCCGGTCTGGTGGCGCAGCGGGTGGTGGCGACCATCGTCAATATCGGCTGCGACATCGCCCAGCAGCGCATCGCCACGCCGGACGACATCGACAAGGCGGTGACCCTGGGGCTCGGCTATCCCGCCGGGCCGCTGTCCTGGGGCGACCGCATCGGCGCCGCCAAGGTGGTCGCCATCCTCGACACCGTGCTGGCCATCACCGGCGATCCCCGCTACCGCGCCAGCCTGTGGCTGAAACGCCGCGCCGCTCTAGGCGTCTCTTTGCTGACTTCGGAGTCCTGA
- a CDS encoding universal stress protein, with protein sequence MAIKEILVHVEPDAAGAGRLDLARMLAAEHGARLVGVGEGDLAPEGVDEWRPISGVKQLALHARYADLTIVGQAASGSSDHVTETVMSVGRPLLAVPRHGRFPSVGRRVLVAWNQSREATRAVFDALPLLAGASSVTVMTMDAEDGDGRVAGADIGLTLARHGIKVDILRSTSGDIDAGNALLSRAAEQGADLLIMGAFGHSPLREKVLGGATRHILDHMTVPVLLSH encoded by the coding sequence ATGGCCATCAAGGAAATCCTCGTCCATGTGGAGCCCGACGCAGCCGGGGCGGGGCGTCTCGACCTCGCCCGAATGCTGGCGGCCGAGCACGGCGCCCGGCTGGTGGGGGTGGGCGAGGGTGACCTTGCCCCCGAGGGCGTCGACGAATGGCGCCCCATCAGCGGGGTGAAGCAACTGGCGCTGCATGCCCGCTACGCCGATCTCACCATCGTCGGGCAGGCGGCGTCGGGGAGTTCCGATCACGTCACCGAGACCGTGATGAGCGTCGGCCGTCCCCTGCTGGCGGTGCCGCGTCATGGCCGCTTTCCCAGTGTCGGGCGGCGTGTGCTGGTGGCGTGGAACCAGTCGCGGGAGGCGACGCGGGCGGTGTTCGACGCCTTGCCGCTGCTGGCCGGGGCCTCCTCGGTGACGGTCATGACCATGGATGCCGAGGATGGCGACGGCCGCGTCGCCGGAGCCGATATCGGACTCACCCTGGCGCGGCATGGCATCAAGGTGGATATCCTGCGCTCCACCTCGGGCGATATCGACGCCGGCAATGCGCTGCTGTCGCGGGCGGCCGAGCAGGGGGCCGATCTGCTGATCATGGGCGCCTTTGGCCATTCGCCGTTGCGCGAAAAGGTTCTGGGCGGGGCCACCCGTCATATTCTCGACCATATGACCGTCCCTGTCCTGCTGTCGCATTGA
- a CDS encoding enoyl-CoA hydratase/isomerase family protein, whose amino-acid sequence MSFSVLNTARRGAVFVVTLASPPVNALSRALIKDLHAAMDMVEADKTIRVLHLRSEQKAFCAGADLAEMRENLANPDLVDAQIAFVRDLQNVLKRIETLALATVAEVGGAAMGGGLELALACDFRMAANEAKLALPEVNLGLIPGAGGTQRLTRLCGPAIAKRLILGAEILDGQSAEAMGIVHWSAPRAELADKAATLADRLATLPRAAVAASKSCIEASLDPSRDGYEEELTATRNLLLHEPETRHRVEAFLSK is encoded by the coding sequence ATGTCCTTCTCCGTGCTGAATACCGCCCGCCGGGGCGCCGTCTTCGTGGTGACTCTGGCCAGCCCGCCGGTCAACGCCCTGTCGCGTGCCCTGATCAAGGATCTGCACGCGGCCATGGACATGGTGGAGGCGGACAAGACCATCCGCGTCCTGCATCTGCGCTCCGAGCAAAAGGCCTTCTGCGCCGGGGCCGACCTGGCCGAGATGCGTGAGAATCTGGCCAATCCCGATCTGGTGGATGCCCAGATCGCCTTTGTCCGCGACCTCCAGAACGTCTTGAAGCGCATCGAGACCTTGGCCCTCGCCACCGTCGCCGAGGTGGGCGGCGCGGCCATGGGCGGCGGGCTGGAACTGGCGTTGGCCTGTGATTTCCGCATGGCCGCCAACGAGGCCAAGCTGGCCCTGCCCGAGGTCAATCTCGGCCTGATCCCGGGGGCGGGGGGGACCCAGCGCCTGACCCGGCTGTGCGGCCCGGCCATCGCCAAGCGCCTGATTCTGGGGGCCGAGATTCTCGACGGCCAAAGCGCCGAGGCCATGGGGATCGTCCATTGGTCGGCGCCCCGCGCCGAACTGGCCGACAAGGCCGCCACCCTGGCCGATAGGCTCGCCACCTTGCCGCGTGCCGCGGTGGCGGCCTCGAAGTCCTGCATCGAAGCCTCTCTCGATCCGTCCCGCGACGGCTACGAGGAGGAATTGACCGCCACCCGTAACCTGCTGTTGCACGAGCCCGAGACCCGTCACCGGGTCGAGGCGTTCCTGTCCAAGTAA